The following proteins are encoded in a genomic region of Lachnospiraceae bacterium KM106-2:
- a CDS encoding L-serine dehydratase, producing MKSLKDLYKAGNGPSSSHTIGPSNAARKFVMEYPDEDTYKVILYDSLAKTGKGHRTDNAIQMAFAPKEIEIVFDPDTKDLPHPNTMDFFAYKAGKETAHWRVLSVGGGAIKILGRETEDLPDIYPLTTFDDISKYCKEHNLRLWQYVEEIEGPEIFEYLSNIWTIMKASIYDGLTATGNLPGALHIPRKANQLFSEHHMDESPQTKENRIVCSYAYAVAEQNASNGVVVTAPTCGACGVLPAVLRYEQDVKGYTNDDIIHALATAGLIGDLIKTNASISGAECGCQAEIGSACCMASAALGELFGYDLHQIEYAAEVAMEHHLGLTCDPVLGMVQIPCIERNAVAAMRAINAVTIANFLSDSRKISFDEVIHTMYETGKDMHSRYRETSEGGLAKLYKDSGLD from the coding sequence ATGAAATCTTTAAAAGACTTATATAAAGCTGGTAATGGCCCATCAAGTTCTCATACGATTGGGCCGAGTAATGCTGCCAGAAAATTCGTGATGGAATATCCAGATGAAGACACTTATAAAGTCATCCTTTATGATTCTCTTGCAAAAACCGGAAAAGGACATCGAACGGATAATGCCATTCAAATGGCATTTGCACCAAAAGAGATTGAGATTGTATTTGATCCCGATACGAAAGATCTTCCCCATCCCAACACAATGGACTTTTTTGCTTACAAAGCTGGTAAGGAGACAGCTCACTGGCGTGTACTAAGTGTTGGTGGCGGTGCGATCAAGATTCTTGGTCGAGAAACAGAAGATCTTCCTGATATCTATCCTCTTACTACTTTTGATGATATTTCCAAGTATTGTAAAGAGCATAATCTAAGGCTTTGGCAGTATGTTGAGGAAATCGAAGGTCCAGAAATCTTCGAATACCTTTCTAACATCTGGACGATCATGAAAGCTTCTATTTATGACGGGCTGACTGCAACTGGCAACTTACCTGGTGCTTTGCATATTCCAAGAAAAGCAAATCAGCTCTTTAGCGAACATCATATGGATGAATCTCCACAAACCAAAGAAAATCGTATTGTTTGTTCCTATGCGTATGCAGTCGCAGAACAAAATGCCAGCAATGGCGTCGTTGTAACTGCTCCAACTTGCGGTGCGTGTGGTGTATTACCTGCCGTATTACGGTATGAACAGGATGTCAAAGGTTATACAAACGACGATATTATTCATGCCCTCGCAACTGCCGGACTGATCGGTGATCTAATTAAGACCAATGCATCGATCTCCGGTGCAGAATGTGGCTGCCAAGCAGAAATTGGTTCCGCTTGCTGTATGGCTAGTGCTGCCCTCGGAGAGCTATTTGGTTATGATCTTCACCAAATTGAATATGCAGCCGAAGTTGCCATGGAACATCATCTTGGTCTTACTTGTGACCCTGTTCTCGGCATGGTACAGATTCCTTGTATCGAACGAAACGCAGTTGCTGCAATGCGTGCTATCAATGCAGTTACAATCGCTAATTTCTTATCTGACTCACGAAAGATCTCCTTTGATGAAGTCATTCATACTATGTATGAGACAGGTAAAGATATGCACAGTCGCTATCGAGAGACTTCAGAAGGCGGTCTGGCAAAACTTTATAAAGATTCAGGATTAGATTAA